In Bacillus sp. SB49, a single window of DNA contains:
- a CDS encoding DHA2 family efflux MFS transporter permease subunit — translation MAEQTQQVEKQPINRIAIVSVLLVSAFVAILNQTLLNTALPNIMETLNVTANTSQWLMTGFMLVNGVMIPITAFLIGKFTTRRLFFTAMTLFTIGTVVAAAAPNFSVLLIGRLIQASGAGIMMPLMQTVMLMIFPVEKRGTVMGMAGLVIAFGPAIGPTLSGYLVEEYSWRTPFLIIIPIAIGAIIFGAFALKNVTEQTNPTIDVLSIILSTFGFGGLLYGFSSAGNDGWSSPNVYITLIIGVVALASFIIRQFRLETPILEFRVFGNKIYALAAVITMIVMMSMLGAELLLPIYMQTMRGFTALESGLMLLPGALVMGIMSPITGRIFDKIGARWLAITGLTIIASMTYVFSNLTADTSYSFIVTIYAIRMMGVAMVMMPVSTAGLNQLSKEWIPHGTAMNNTLRTIAGSIGTALLVTVMTNASKDYTPSAGEQPQNIMSNALIHGIDVAFLVATIIAIVGLLLSFFIKGKPKKEKKVPAAETKAEPALQTN, via the coding sequence ATGGCTGAACAAACACAGCAAGTAGAGAAACAGCCGATCAACCGCATAGCGATCGTATCGGTACTGTTAGTCAGTGCGTTTGTGGCAATATTAAATCAGACGTTGTTGAACACGGCGCTGCCGAATATTATGGAAACATTGAATGTTACCGCTAATACATCCCAGTGGTTGATGACGGGATTCATGCTCGTCAACGGGGTAATGATTCCGATCACTGCCTTTTTAATAGGAAAGTTCACGACGAGACGCTTGTTCTTTACAGCGATGACGCTGTTTACGATTGGTACCGTCGTAGCGGCAGCTGCACCTAACTTCTCGGTGCTGCTTATCGGCCGTTTGATTCAGGCGAGCGGTGCCGGTATTATGATGCCGCTCATGCAGACGGTTATGTTGATGATTTTCCCAGTCGAGAAGCGGGGGACGGTCATGGGGATGGCGGGACTTGTCATCGCCTTCGGTCCGGCAATCGGGCCGACATTGTCCGGGTATCTCGTCGAAGAATATTCCTGGAGAACACCGTTTCTCATTATTATTCCGATTGCCATCGGAGCCATCATCTTCGGTGCCTTTGCGCTTAAGAACGTAACGGAACAGACGAACCCGACGATCGATGTGCTGTCCATTATCCTGTCTACCTTCGGATTCGGCGGACTGCTTTACGGATTCAGCAGCGCCGGTAATGACGGCTGGTCCAGTCCGAACGTGTATATTACGTTGATTATCGGTGTCGTCGCCCTTGCGTCGTTCATCATCCGTCAGTTCCGTTTGGAAACACCGATCCTAGAGTTCCGTGTGTTCGGTAACAAAATTTACGCCCTTGCCGCTGTCATCACGATGATCGTCATGATGTCCATGCTCGGTGCAGAATTGCTCCTGCCGATCTACATGCAGACGATGCGCGGATTCACAGCACTTGAATCTGGTCTGATGCTGCTTCCGGGAGCGCTCGTCATGGGAATCATGTCTCCCATCACCGGAAGGATTTTTGATAAGATCGGAGCACGCTGGCTGGCGATTACCGGACTTACCATCATCGCATCAATGACGTACGTCTTCTCCAACTTGACGGCGGACACGAGTTACAGCTTCATCGTGACAATCTATGCGATCCGCATGATGGGTGTCGCAATGGTTATGATGCCGGTATCTACAGCAGGGTTGAACCAGTTGTCTAAAGAGTGGATCCCGCATGGTACAGCGATGAACAACACGCTTCGTACCATCGCAGGTTCCATCGGTACGGCACTGCTTGTAACAGTGATGACGAATGCGTCCAAAGACTATACGCCGTCTGCTGGTGAACAGCCGCAGAACATTATGTCCAATGCCCTTATCCACGGCATTGATGTAGCGTTCCTTGTCGCAACCATCATTGCGATAGTCGGGCTACTGTTGTCCTTCTTCATCAAAGGAAAGCCGAAGAAAGAAAAGAAAGTGCCTGCTGCGGAAACGAAGGCAGAGCCAGCCTTGCAGACAAACTAA
- a CDS encoding TetR/AcrR family transcriptional regulator, whose product MPKQTFFNLPEEKQEALMKAARAEFSRAPLHDSSISNIIKGCGVSRGSFYQYFEDKEDVFFYLLKQHSKERQALFISYLQQTEGNIFEAMTNLFHQTLDEFEEEENRLFFKHVFLNMNHKVQNTFTNGETRDRFLTYLNDIRQYIDESLLDVRNEEELYHAIHLVRVVMFNNMIRHFAKGLSKEKAMEQFAIELRLLKRGLSIRNEEE is encoded by the coding sequence ATGCCGAAACAAACATTCTTCAATTTACCAGAAGAGAAGCAGGAAGCGCTGATGAAGGCAGCGCGTGCCGAGTTTTCTAGAGCACCGCTTCACGATTCTTCGATTTCCAACATCATTAAAGGATGCGGAGTATCCAGAGGCAGTTTTTATCAGTATTTCGAGGATAAAGAGGACGTGTTCTTCTATCTGTTGAAACAGCACTCGAAAGAGAGGCAGGCTTTGTTCATTTCTTATCTGCAGCAGACAGAAGGGAACATATTCGAAGCGATGACGAATTTGTTCCACCAGACGCTGGATGAGTTTGAAGAGGAAGAGAACCGCTTGTTCTTCAAGCACGTGTTTCTAAACATGAATCACAAAGTGCAGAATACGTTTACGAATGGGGAAACAAGGGATCGATTCCTTACTTACTTGAATGATATCCGGCAGTATATCGATGAGAGTCTGCTGGATGTAAGAAATGAAGAAGAATTGTACCATGCGATCCATCTCGTTCGTGTGGTGATGTTCAATAATATGATCCGGCATTTTGCGAAAGGTTTATCAAAAGAGAAAGCGATGGAGCAGTTTGCGATCGAGCTCAGGCTTCTGAAGCGCGGCTTGTCCATCAGGAATGAGGAGGAATAA
- a CDS encoding GrpB family protein, with the protein MRNVEVTSYNEAWPAMFEKEADSLRKIFGEVVPAIHHIGSTAVPGLHAKPVIDILPVVTDISVVDTYEEKMAAHGYEAKGENGIAGRRFFQKGGDDRTHHVHVFPKGSSEIVRHLAFRDYLRAHKRAREKYGRLKAELAVRFPEDIDAYIAGKNNVVKEIEKQAMIWYRTKAGRR; encoded by the coding sequence TTGCGTAACGTAGAAGTCACCAGTTACAACGAAGCATGGCCGGCAATGTTCGAAAAAGAAGCGGATTCGCTCCGGAAGATTTTCGGGGAAGTGGTCCCGGCTATTCATCATATTGGCAGCACGGCAGTACCTGGTCTGCATGCGAAGCCGGTCATTGATATCCTACCGGTCGTAACCGACATTTCCGTTGTCGATACATACGAAGAGAAAATGGCGGCCCATGGTTATGAAGCAAAAGGGGAAAACGGGATCGCCGGCCGGCGCTTCTTTCAAAAGGGCGGGGACGACCGGACCCACCATGTCCACGTGTTTCCGAAGGGCAGCAGCGAAATCGTCCGCCATCTCGCTTTTCGTGATTATTTACGCGCGCACAAGCGGGCGAGAGAAAAATACGGGCGCTTGAAAGCGGAGCTTGCCGTCAGGTTCCCCGAGGATATTGATGCCTATATTGCAGGAAAGAACAACGTTGTTAAAGAGATAGAAAAGCAAGCAATGATTTGGTATCGAACGAAGGCCGGGAGACGGTGA
- a CDS encoding DUF1648 domain-containing protein, whose product MIQRSIPLLTAAALLFHSVQLGVHLPDLPRNIPIHFTNTVPDQWGSKYFLFLLPVIGILSWRLIGLLKRRPEKLNYINLTEKNKKIQYERAVLFLVVIQNTILLIVLSANQDFLMQAAGREVSFYFYTAIGLMAALFFVCMYQLFWAALLRE is encoded by the coding sequence ATGATACAGCGGTCTATCCCTTTGTTGACAGCCGCAGCTCTCCTTTTCCACAGCGTCCAGCTGGGTGTTCATCTGCCGGATCTGCCGAGGAACATCCCCATCCACTTCACCAATACTGTTCCCGATCAATGGGGGTCCAAGTACTTCCTGTTCCTTCTTCCGGTCATCGGCATCCTCAGCTGGCGGTTGATCGGTCTGTTAAAACGCCGGCCGGAGAAGCTGAATTACATCAATCTAACCGAGAAAAACAAAAAGATACAATACGAACGGGCCGTTCTCTTCCTCGTCGTAATTCAAAATACGATTCTTCTCATTGTTCTGTCCGCAAATCAGGATTTCCTGATGCAGGCGGCAGGAAGAGAGGTTTCTTTCTACTTTTATACGGCCATCGGTTTAATGGCTGCTCTGTTCTTTGTCTGCATGTATCAATTGTTCTGGGCTGCATTATTACGGGAATGA
- a CDS encoding sugar kinase, translating into MTKIVTLGEVLLRLNAPSYERLKETGMFERFIGGAEVNVSVALSQFGHEVSLVSALPPNDVGENALAFLRKNQVDVSKVKSVEGRMGIYFVEEGYGSRPSKVTYDRSYSSFTNLTVEDFDWEEIFEGCSLFYVSGITPALSPVAKTITLEACKEAERNGITVCFDCNYRSKLWSQSEAKEAFEEIFPYVDICFAGMKDFEYTLGYGDSPSFDRERLRYYYEKASERYGISVFACTDRHVMDGQQHRLQGFLYKDGSLHETSPHTFKVLDRIGGGDSFASGVIHGNLKNYDNQEILEFGLGASILKHTVKGDHFSFTEADVTDLVQSQTVDVAR; encoded by the coding sequence GTGACGAAAATCGTTACGTTAGGGGAAGTACTGCTTCGGTTGAATGCTCCATCTTATGAACGCTTGAAAGAAACCGGTATGTTTGAACGGTTTATCGGCGGAGCGGAAGTGAATGTGTCCGTTGCTCTTTCCCAATTTGGCCATGAAGTGTCACTGGTCTCTGCTCTCCCTCCAAACGATGTCGGGGAGAATGCGCTTGCTTTTCTAAGGAAGAATCAAGTGGATGTGAGCAAAGTGAAGTCGGTGGAGGGGAGAATGGGGATCTATTTTGTAGAAGAAGGCTATGGTTCCCGTCCCTCCAAGGTTACGTATGACCGCTCTTATTCTTCCTTTACCAATCTGACTGTGGAGGATTTTGATTGGGAGGAAATCTTTGAGGGGTGTTCTCTATTCTATGTATCGGGCATTACACCTGCACTCAGTCCTGTCGCAAAAACTATCACCCTGGAAGCATGTAAAGAGGCTGAGCGAAATGGGATAACGGTATGCTTTGACTGCAACTATAGAAGTAAATTGTGGAGTCAGTCAGAAGCGAAGGAGGCCTTTGAAGAAATCTTTCCTTATGTCGATATCTGTTTTGCAGGGATGAAGGATTTTGAATACACGCTGGGTTATGGAGATAGTCCTTCCTTTGACAGGGAGCGGCTTAGGTACTATTACGAGAAAGCTTCCGAAAGATATGGTATCAGCGTATTTGCCTGCACAGACAGACATGTGATGGATGGACAGCAGCATCGTTTGCAGGGATTTCTGTACAAAGACGGATCCTTGCACGAAACATCTCCGCATACGTTCAAGGTCCTCGATCGTATCGGTGGCGGCGATAGTTTTGCGTCCGGCGTTATCCACGGTAATCTGAAGAATTACGATAACCAGGAAATCTTAGAATTCGGTTTAGGAGCCAGCATATTGAAGCATACCGTGAAAGGGGACCACTTTTCTTTTACGGAAGCGGATGTAACCGATCTGGTGCAAAGCCAAACAGTGGATGTGGCGAGGTAG
- a CDS encoding bifunctional 2-keto-4-hydroxyglutarate aldolase/2-keto-3-deoxy-6-phosphogluconate aldolase: MRKYEIYKELIDQKLTVVIRGDSYEEAVHTAEACVRGGIQSLEITFTIPQADEVIRHFADRDDVLVGAGSVLDAETAKLAIHAGARFVVGPNFNKETSILCNRYQIPYIPGCMTVNETVAALESGASIVKLFPGQAFSPSHIKAVKGPIPQVEVMPTGGVSLDNVQEWLKAGAIMVGIGGDITKPGSIGDYEAVTERAKAYVQAVKECVV; the protein is encoded by the coding sequence ATGCGTAAATATGAAATATACAAAGAATTGATAGATCAAAAATTAACGGTGGTAATCAGAGGGGATAGCTATGAAGAAGCAGTGCATACAGCGGAAGCATGCGTGCGTGGCGGCATCCAAAGCCTTGAGATTACCTTTACAATCCCTCAAGCGGATGAAGTCATCCGGCATTTTGCCGATCGGGACGACGTACTCGTCGGGGCTGGTTCGGTTCTGGATGCGGAAACAGCGAAATTGGCCATCCATGCAGGTGCACGCTTCGTGGTAGGGCCGAATTTCAATAAAGAAACTTCTATTCTCTGCAATCGTTATCAAATCCCTTACATACCAGGTTGTATGACGGTGAATGAAACAGTGGCTGCCCTTGAATCTGGTGCTTCCATTGTCAAGCTGTTTCCTGGGCAGGCCTTCTCGCCATCCCATATCAAGGCGGTTAAAGGTCCAATTCCTCAAGTGGAAGTTATGCCGACTGGTGGAGTAAGCTTGGATAACGTTCAAGAGTGGCTGAAAGCTGGCGCTATTATGGTTGGAATAGGCGGGGATATCACCAAGCCCGGCAGCATCGGTGATTATGAAGCGGTGACAGAAAGAGCGAAAGCTTATGTCCAAGCAGTAAAGGAGTGCGTCGTGTGA